The following are encoded together in the Danaus plexippus chromosome 15, MEX_DaPlex, whole genome shotgun sequence genome:
- the LOC116766306 gene encoding uncharacterized protein LOC116766306 isoform X3 yields the protein MNTLRALSHMFWMEYSNTSDSISRFFLLDKYDISCKSKTLHEILPALSNIVNIPDFEILEACNPRNDPIKDSGEKQIGFKYRDLKHICENDHLNLICPDIEIWSQIQWFKDNVLLNSTFRNNIADSDEEPHLTIDSYGTLYILHATKNEEAIYSCIVNGENMLLCDVRVVSKSRLLNREFIRYSIYLGFVLSLTLSCYCAGILVAWHRRSSFADPFYLNSQQTRQKVKYRASFN from the exons ATGAATACATTGAGGGCGCTTTCACATATGTTTTGGATG GAATATTCCAATACTTCAGACAGCATTTCCCGATTTTTCTTATTAGACAAGTATGACATTTCTTGTAAATCTAAAACATTGCACGAAATACTCCCCGCACTGAGTAATATTGTGAATATACCTGATTTTGAAATCTTAGAAGCTTGTAACCCAAGAAACG ATCCCATAAAGGATTCTGGGGAGAAACAAATAGGCTTTAAATACAGAGATCTTAAACACATATGTGAAAAtgaccatttaaatttaatttgtccaGATATAGAGATATGGTCTCAAATTCAATGGTTTAAAGATAATGTTTTACTTAATTCTACGTTCCG aaACAATATTGCTGATTCTGACGAAGAGCCACATCTCACAATAGATTCTTACGgcactttgtatattttacatgCAACCAAGAATGAAGAAGCTATTTATTCATGTATTGTTAATGGCGAAAACATGCTGTTATGCGATGTTAGAGTAGTCTCGAAATCTCGACTTTTAAATAgag aatttattagatattcaATATATCTGGGATTTGTTTTATCTCTAACATTGTCTTGCTATTGTGCTGGTATACTAGTAGCATGGCACCGCCGAAGTTCGTTTGCAGATCCTTTTTACTTAAACAGTCAACAGACAAgacaaaaagttaaatacagagcatcattcaattaa
- the LOC116766332 gene encoding uncharacterized protein LOC116766332, whose product MEEETTVTGTETPETAVGLEEEVGNRIENEATNEEVHGEGIEDMAGEHFGEEVGGEHIEGETVEGEGEHKEQVLGEGEELMGEALEGEQGEEKAEGVEKQEEQPAQEEQVEEEEAYVEEPPPDPAAPYDLSDSKEALKTPFQLRPDQLAEVEQLWELYQNYTPAYTDINGYITEKELVYMLKCLLIMTYTEEQLHQLIAFCVRPPHPEGHITYEQFLKMVILRQRDFPAEDELRSALQVYDPGRTGTVDREYLKEVLAKQGHKLPQKLLDNLIKEVDITNDGTIGIEDVVGTMCIDLNTDDIMMLRAAVNPEEEQ is encoded by the coding sequence ATGGAGGAAGAAACTACTGTTACTGGGACCGAGACCCCAGAGACAGCTGTTGGTTTGGAAGAGGAGGTCGGTAATAGAATAGAAAATGAAGCAACTAATGAAGAGGTACATGGGGAAGGAATTGAGGACATGGCTGGAGAACATTTCGGTGAAGAGGTTGGTGGAGAACATATAGAAGGGGAAACGGTAGAAGGTGAAGGTGAACATAAAGAGCAAGTTCTAGGAGAAGGAGAGGAGTTGATGGGTGAAGCTTTAGAAGGTGAACAAGGAGAGGAGAAAGCAGAAGGTGTAGAAAAGCAAGAAGAACAACCTGCGCAAGAGGAGCAAGTCGAAGAAGAAGAAGCTTATGTTGAGGAACCACCTCCAGACCCAGCTGCGCCGTATGATTTATCAGATTCCAAAGAAGCATTAAAAACGCCGTTTCAATTAAGGCCGGATCAGCTGGCAGAAGTTGAACAACTTTGGGAGCTATATCAAAATTACACACCAGCGTATACTGATATAAATGgttatataacagaaaaagaattagtatatatgttaaaatgtcTTCTAATTATGACTTATACTGAAGAACAGTTACATCAGTTAATCGCTTTTTGTGTCAGACCACCACACCCTGAAGGGCATATTACTTATgagcaatttttaaaaatggtcATATTACGGCAACGAGATTTTCCGGCTGAAGATGAATTGCGGTCGGCTCTGCAAGTTTATGACCCTGGCAGAACAGGCACTGTTGATCGTGAATATTTAAAGGAGGTTCTTGCCAAACAAGGACATAAGTTACCCCAAAAGCTGttggataatttaattaaagaagtCGACATAACTAATGACGGAACTATAGGTATAGAAGATGTTGTCGGTACAATGTGCATTGATCTTAATACAGACGATATAATGATGCTTAGAGCAGCAGTAAACCCTGAGGAAGAACAGTAG
- the LOC116766307 gene encoding uncharacterized protein LOC116766307: protein MKWKYLLQSVFWLVCLQSCLAAHFASHVSVNTPGHSYSHGVGNPVSVLQRFPIRRSRRPAQQQPGYPRHKPSIPFQIEDLHPHRGQSNGNNNRWHNNVLAQSIPLLPPSPYKVDSPDPESLWPVGLFIPPIKPLHYGTLKRSDTDKTSEVDKEDPYLIHGSEAVAASLRAPRGPYFHEIPHIKSLLANQQLRIKNNLTPHRLASIRKTWPYNRV, encoded by the exons atg AAATGGAAGTACCTATTACAGAGTGTGTTCTGGCTGGTGTGCCTACAGTCGTGTCTAGCAGCTCACTTCGCGTCGCATGTGAGTGTCAACACGCCTGGACACAGCTATTCACACGGCGTCGGCAATCCTGTTTCTGTTTTACAGAGATTCCCTATAAGGAGGTCAAGGA GGCCAGCGCAGCAGCAACCAGGCTATCCTCGACACAAGCCCAGCATACCCTTCCAAATCGAAGATTTACACCCCCATAGAGGACAGAGCAATGGAAATAATAATCGATGGCATAACAATGTTTTAG caCAATCAATACCACTGCTACCTCCGTCCCCATATAAAGTAGACTCTCCAGATCCAGAGTCCCTATGGCCTGTAGGGCTATTCATACCACCCATCAAACCCTTGCATTATGGTACTTTAAAACGATCAGATACGGACAAAACTTCAG AAGTTGATAAAGAAGATCCTTATTTGATACATGGTTCTGAAGCAGTTGCAGCCTCATTAAGAGCACCCCGCGGACCGTACTTCCATGAAATACCACACATAAAATCACTTCTCGCCAATCAACAACTTAGAATCAAAAACAATCTCACACCCCACAGGCTAGCCAGCATACGAAAAACATGGCCGTACAACAGAGTGTAG
- the LOC116766306 gene encoding uncharacterized protein LOC116766306 isoform X1, with protein MKLKLIGSTGSVIIFSSNDLQIRNFNNSFSGIYICEYSDEYIEGAFTYVLDEVFDVKPKLGLRDEWQRYKREKFDRINKNFKLSKLEPFVSIRNRLKLSFKIVTFFDDWGPCEPIGKGKGLRRRLAKCRLKPTSYKEYSNTSDSISRFFLLDKYDISCKSKTLHEILPALSNIVNIPDFEILEACNPRNDPIKDSGEKQIGFKYRDLKHICENDHLNLICPDIEIWSQIQWFKDNVLLNSTFRNNIADSDEEPHLTIDSYGTLYILHATKNEEAIYSCIVNGENMLLCDVRVVSKSRLLNREFIRYSIYLGFVLSLTLSCYCAGILVAWHRRSSFADPFYLNSQQTRQKVKYRASFN; from the exons atgaaattgaaattaatcgGCAGTACCGGgagtgttattatattttcttctaaCGATTTGcaaattagaaattttaataattccttttccggcatttatatttgtgaatattCAGATGAATACATTGAGGGCGCTTTCACATATGTTTTGGATG AAGTTTTTGACGTTAAACCAAAGCTCGGTTTAAGAGACGAATGGCAAAGATATAAACGTGAGAAGTTTGATAGAAtcaataagaattttaagttATCGAAGTTGGAACCGTTTGTGAGCATACGAAATagattaaaactatcatttaAAATCGTAACATTTTTTGATGATTGGGGTCCATGTGAGCCAATAGGAAAAGGAAAAGGCCTTCGAAGAAGACTTGCCAAATGTAGACTAAAACCCACatcttataaa GAATATTCCAATACTTCAGACAGCATTTCCCGATTTTTCTTATTAGACAAGTATGACATTTCTTGTAAATCTAAAACATTGCACGAAATACTCCCCGCACTGAGTAATATTGTGAATATACCTGATTTTGAAATCTTAGAAGCTTGTAACCCAAGAAACG ATCCCATAAAGGATTCTGGGGAGAAACAAATAGGCTTTAAATACAGAGATCTTAAACACATATGTGAAAAtgaccatttaaatttaatttgtccaGATATAGAGATATGGTCTCAAATTCAATGGTTTAAAGATAATGTTTTACTTAATTCTACGTTCCG aaACAATATTGCTGATTCTGACGAAGAGCCACATCTCACAATAGATTCTTACGgcactttgtatattttacatgCAACCAAGAATGAAGAAGCTATTTATTCATGTATTGTTAATGGCGAAAACATGCTGTTATGCGATGTTAGAGTAGTCTCGAAATCTCGACTTTTAAATAgag aatttattagatattcaATATATCTGGGATTTGTTTTATCTCTAACATTGTCTTGCTATTGTGCTGGTATACTAGTAGCATGGCACCGCCGAAGTTCGTTTGCAGATCCTTTTTACTTAAACAGTCAACAGACAAgacaaaaagttaaatacagagcatcattcaattaa
- the LOC116766544 gene encoding uncharacterized protein LOC116766544: MKTLLIIFVLISCWNEIFAIWCYQCTPATPGCMEPFNWRGIGYLGSLCPDREDICVKLIERKGAQEVITRDCLSNFKAIRKDIPADTYEGCRPAVPDVTLAHYVNNSIKQIDIKRDWYDETTWCFCFLDHRCNSAALNRWSMTAVALTILCIIKTWF, from the exons ATGAAGACActtctaataatttttgttctaaTTTCCTGCTGGAATGAAA TTTTCGCGATATGGTGCTATCAGTGCACACCAGCTACCCCGGGATGTATGGAACCCTTTAACTGGCGAGGAATTGGTTATTTAGGCAGCCTATGTCCAGATCGGGAAGATATTTGTGTTAAACTTATTGAAAGAAAAGGAG ctCAGGAAGTTATTACAAGAGATTGCCTTAGCAATTTTAAAGCTATCAGAAAAGATATACCTGCAGATACATATGAGGGCTGCCGGCCGGCTGTACCAGATGTAACATTAGCccattatgttaataattctataaaacaaatagataTCAAAAG agATTGGTATGATGAAACAACTTGGTGCTTTTGTTTCTTGGATCACCGATGCAATAGTGCTGCATTGAATAGATGGTCCATGACGGCAGTGGCCTTGACAATTCTATGTATAATCAAAACATGGTTCTGA
- the LOC116766306 gene encoding uncharacterized protein LOC116766306 isoform X2, with protein MKLKLIGSTGSVIIFSSNDLQIRNFNNSFSGIYICEYSDEYIEGAFTYVLDVFDVKPKLGLRDEWQRYKREKFDRINKNFKLSKLEPFVSIRNRLKLSFKIVTFFDDWGPCEPIGKGKGLRRRLAKCRLKPTSYKEYSNTSDSISRFFLLDKYDISCKSKTLHEILPALSNIVNIPDFEILEACNPRNDPIKDSGEKQIGFKYRDLKHICENDHLNLICPDIEIWSQIQWFKDNVLLNSTFRNNIADSDEEPHLTIDSYGTLYILHATKNEEAIYSCIVNGENMLLCDVRVVSKSRLLNREFIRYSIYLGFVLSLTLSCYCAGILVAWHRRSSFADPFYLNSQQTRQKVKYRASFN; from the exons atgaaattgaaattaatcgGCAGTACCGGgagtgttattatattttcttctaaCGATTTGcaaattagaaattttaataattccttttccggcatttatatttgtgaatattCAGATGAATACATTGAGGGCGCTTTCACATATGTTTTGGATG TTTTTGACGTTAAACCAAAGCTCGGTTTAAGAGACGAATGGCAAAGATATAAACGTGAGAAGTTTGATAGAAtcaataagaattttaagttATCGAAGTTGGAACCGTTTGTGAGCATACGAAATagattaaaactatcatttaAAATCGTAACATTTTTTGATGATTGGGGTCCATGTGAGCCAATAGGAAAAGGAAAAGGCCTTCGAAGAAGACTTGCCAAATGTAGACTAAAACCCACatcttataaa GAATATTCCAATACTTCAGACAGCATTTCCCGATTTTTCTTATTAGACAAGTATGACATTTCTTGTAAATCTAAAACATTGCACGAAATACTCCCCGCACTGAGTAATATTGTGAATATACCTGATTTTGAAATCTTAGAAGCTTGTAACCCAAGAAACG ATCCCATAAAGGATTCTGGGGAGAAACAAATAGGCTTTAAATACAGAGATCTTAAACACATATGTGAAAAtgaccatttaaatttaatttgtccaGATATAGAGATATGGTCTCAAATTCAATGGTTTAAAGATAATGTTTTACTTAATTCTACGTTCCG aaACAATATTGCTGATTCTGACGAAGAGCCACATCTCACAATAGATTCTTACGgcactttgtatattttacatgCAACCAAGAATGAAGAAGCTATTTATTCATGTATTGTTAATGGCGAAAACATGCTGTTATGCGATGTTAGAGTAGTCTCGAAATCTCGACTTTTAAATAgag aatttattagatattcaATATATCTGGGATTTGTTTTATCTCTAACATTGTCTTGCTATTGTGCTGGTATACTAGTAGCATGGCACCGCCGAAGTTCGTTTGCAGATCCTTTTTACTTAAACAGTCAACAGACAAgacaaaaagttaaatacagagcatcattcaattaa
- the LOC116766308 gene encoding uncharacterized protein LOC116766308, giving the protein MFYKTYFLCYLLGLMVLKEVNGLQKRCIKCRSRGELGSCGDPFPTNVTESEDQVGIHVVACPSGWCGKMIEGTTGAFRTDDYGAATQRMCLQRSPSDDEERCAYTMWNHKKVYMCFCTGDLCNSAVRSQLVLPILLLSVLSILYNYYQT; this is encoded by the exons ATGttctataaaacatattttttgtgctATTTACTTGGATTAATGGTTTTAAAGGAAGTTAATG GTTTACAAAAACGCTGTATAAAATGTCGTTCACGTGGTGAGTTGGGTTCATGTGGGGATCCATTCCCTACCAATGTGACCGAGTCAGAGGACCAGGTGGGAATTCATGTTGTAGCATGTCCATCAGGCTGGTGCGGCAAAATGATTGAGGGCACCACAGGTGCTTTCAGAACTGATG ATTACGGAGCTGCGACACAAAGGATGTGTTTACAACGTTCGCCCAGTGACGATGAGGAACGTTGTGCGTACACCATGTGGAATCATAAGAAAGTGTACATGTGTTTCTGTACTGGTGATCTTTGTAATTCCGCTGTAAGATCACAGTTAGTTCTgcctattttattgttaagtgTTCTAtctatattgtataattattaccAAACTTAA